A segment of the Arachis hypogaea cultivar Tifrunner chromosome 5, arahy.Tifrunner.gnm2.J5K5, whole genome shotgun sequence genome:
TCCTAGAGAGCTGACAGGCGTTTGAGACCTGGTTAAAATCAGGAAGTGGATAGTGCGTGAGTGTGTGTtgccgaaaaaaaaaaataaaaaagaaccaaaagaatgaaaaaataaataataaacttcTTTAACTCATTATATGTTTAAAGGTAAAATCAATTATGTTTTGGAGTATAttcaagctgggcaagaagtttAGGGTGAAACCATCCAAATACAACATAAAATTGATGTGGTTAACGTGTCGGTGAGTGTCGAGGGACATAAACACATTTATATATCTTACTAGTAATTCAGCTTTTCCCTTCTGTTAAAAGACAAATCACTCtacttgtaatttttttaatatagaaaaAAACGACAATACGATTGGGCATTAATTATTGATAATGATTTCAACGCTTTGAAGAAAGCGCATCCCCCTTTCCAAAAAGGAGCATTAGGAAGGGTATATTTAAAAGCCACTAGCCCCATTCGTATAGTCTTTAACCAGAAAAAGAATTCTTCTATGACGATGACCATGGTAAATGCAAAAAGCAAAGCTCAAAGGCAAGCAGGTCCCGCCCCACCCATagaactaaaattaattaacgtTAGTATAGAGTAATAAATCAAGTAGTAGAGTTGTAATCCAAACAAATGGAGCAGGAAGCAATAGTTACCACTTGGAGAAGGTGGGGATGAGACAGGCAGAAACTCAGAATTCATTCATACTCTGTCCCCATCTCTCTCATTGAGGTCCCACCATGCCAGCTGCTCTTACCTCCatcactctctttctctctttctactACAAACGCCACCCCTCTCCCCTACCTCAGtatcccattcttcttcttcttcttcttctgcagcaGCAGCATACAACTACAACTTCATGTAGTAACTACCAAGTACCAACCACCTACCTTAAACTCTCCAAATAATGCCGGATCATTATTCAAGTGGTGGTGCCACAATGAACGACCAGCTCTCCAACCCAACCTCCATCTTCGGCCTACGCCTCTGGGTTGTTCTTGGCGTCTGCGTTGGCGCCTCCATTGTCCTCCTCTTATTCCTCATCTCCATTTGCCTCGCTTCCAAGCGCTCCAAGAaaaccaccaccatcaccaccaccaccaccactaccaccacttCATCTTCAATCCCTGTCCCTGATGTATCCAAGGAGATCCAAGAGATCAGAGTACTTGACCCCAATCCATTACCTGACCCTATTCCCGAACCGGAACCGGACGAAGAGAACCCCTCCGTGGTCTACAACAGAATCCAATTTGAGATTGGGAAAAACCATAGAATCTCTTACCCTACTGAACAACGACCTTTTCTAAGGTCTTCTTCCCGTGAAGGCAGTGGTGAGGTTCCTACCGTGATCCCTGAGGTTTCTCACTTGGGTTGGGGCCACTGGTACACCCTCAGGGAGCTTGAGGATTCCACCAATGGGTTTGCGCCGGAGAATGTCATTGGCGAAGGTGGCTATGGAATTGTTTACCATGGTGTCTTGAAGGACAACACAAACGTTGCCGTTAAGAATTTGCTCAACAACAGGTCAAGTCTCAACATCTTTTCCTTCTATTTATTACTCAAATGAATGCTAAGAGTTTAATATAATagcaggggacaagcagagagaGAGTTTAAGGTTGAAGTGGAAGCTATAGGAAGAGTTCGGCACAAGAATCTAGTGAGGTTGCTCGGTTATTGTGCTGAAGGAGCACACAGGTAATCTATAATGAAGGTTCTTTCTTTCTCAGTTTTTGGTGTGTAAAAATATTCATTCATTCATGTTGAAATATACAGAATGCTTGTGTATGAGTACGTTGACAATGGTAACTTGGAGCAGTGGCTGCACGGTGATGTTGGGTCTTGCAGCCCTCTAACTTGGGAAATTCGAATGAACATTATCCTTGGAACTGCAAAAGGGTAATTGAACCAACAAAATTGACTTTTCACCTCCTCTCTTCTGGATTACtttccaattttcttttctttccataactgttagtatttttttttttttggaacagATTAACTTATCTTCATGAGGGGCTGGAACCAAAAGTTGTTCACCGTGATATTAAATCAAGCAATATCTTGATCGATAAGCAGTGGAATTCCAAGGTTTCAGATTTTGGCCTTGCCAAGCTCCTTGGCTCTCAGAGCAGCTATGTCACCACCCGTGTCATGGGTACATTTGGGTTTGTGCATTCTACTCTCCCCTGTTTCATTTGGCTCTGTTTGGTAATTGACACATGATATTTGTTAAAGAGATATAATCTTATTTTGAGAATGAGACAAATACAATAATAGACAACTTGTTCTTTGTCTTCAATGTTTTAGTATTTGTATATTCTCAGCTCCCTTTTTTGGCAGATATGTAGCTCCTGAATATGCAAGTACTGGCATGTTGAATGAACGAAGCGATGTGTATAGTTTTGGAATTCTTATCATGGAAGTAATCACAGGGAGGAACCCGGTTGATTATAGCCGTCCGCCGGAAGAGGTTTCGATCTGTTTCACTATTGTGAACATTTCTTTCAGTTATTGCCCTTTTCACAAGCAGCTGAAAAGTATAAACTCTTGATTTTCAGGTGAATTTAGTTGATTGGCTCAAGAAGATGGTTAGTAACAGAAATCCAGAGGGAGTATTGGATCCTAAGCTTCCTGAGAAACCAACATTAAGGGCACTAAAAAGAGTCCTTCTTGTAGCTCTACGCTGCACAGACCCTAATGCACAGAAACGTCCTAAAATGGGGCATGTTATACACATGCTTGAGACTGAAGATTCCCTTAATTACAAAGAGGTAAGAAAATAATCATTCCCTTTACATATTAGTTTCTAGGTGAAAACTCGCTTTCAAttgttttcatgtgaagttgatagttaaaaattgttaaatgataatttagtcaaacatgTCAAATCATTATCAACTTCACATTTATGTGCGAGTGTCCACCAAGTTTTTATTCTCGTAATGCGATTTATGTTATGATAATGTGTAGTAGTATATAGTTGATGTTTGAATCtttgttatgaatgtgtattaagAACAAGACACCATGGATTAGAATTTAGATATTTCAACAATATTACTTTCTAGTTTCTACTATCTTAACTTCtctttcttgttggatctagttTCATAAAGTactattcttccaaccatgcttTAATCATGCATGCTACTTAGTAATTACTAAGTGGACCACACCAAACTTCGATAAATAAAAGCCACATTTTTTACTGATTGAACAAGCACCCTCTTGTTCCAGGACCGCAGAGCTAGAAGGGATACAGATCATTCACCTAACCATAGAGCAGAGGATGGATTAAAAGTGAATGCAAATGTATCAGAAGGTGACTGTAACAATGAAAATGGCACGTGTGGCCATGAGACAACAAAAAGCCATCAACTAGAAGAGCAATAAATTAGGGGAAATGTTTGAGCAACTCATTTTTCTTGTAATCATTATATACTCATATTCCTCATTACAGCAAGATGCAGTTTGGATTTCACCAAAGGTGGAAACTACAATTCATCCTATGCTAATGAACTAACGAGTATTATGTGGTTAGTATAGTACAAAACTCCACAGTGAATATAAGAAAAATGAGTTACATTTTCACCGCTCATAAATTTGCAGTGCTGTCTCTTTAATGACCAGGTAGCCTGTGGTACCCTCATTTAATATACAAGCTGTCAAGGTCTAATGCCAAAGCTATATGTTCCGATGAGGACCTGGCATACCTATATTATACCATGTCATTCATTGTGCTTGATCCTTCTATATACTCACAAAAGCCCCCAAAAAAAAGAGCAATATTTGCCAGCTTTCTCTCTGTCCTGGGTCCCTTTCCTTTTCCCTCTCAGGGATGATTGTGTAGCTTGAGGTTGGTCATGTAAAGATTGGCCATATTGTGCAACTCATccaataaaaaagaatttttgcacatttaaaaaagaaatataattgTGTGTTCTAAACTAATGTTTGTTGCAAAATCATCCTTTTTTATGTAAATCAATTTTAAGTTTTATATGTATCCTTTAATTTAATAGCATGATTTGACCATGGATTGCATTTCTAAATCGTTGCACTTtagtttacatatatatataaagagaaggcaattaaaagtttttttttaatttaaatgcgaaaaaaaatctcaaaagaaTCTTAGTCTTTCTAGTGGTTTGATCTTCTTCCGCAGTCACTTGGTTGTTAGACACATTTGGTTAAAAGCTCACACTTATGTACTCTCTTTTTTGGACCATTAGCATGCACATTAGTAGTGAGATACAGCACATACACATCAAGTAGGTGGCATGAattgtttttttgttttccgGCCTTCAGTGTAACGTCGGTGGTGGTCCTCATTGATGGGAAAGCTTTTGTTGACTTACGGAGACATTGATAATGATAAATGATGAATCGTGAATTCCAATCACCCAGTAAATTTGGTGTTTTGAGAGGAAAAACATAATATCTACAGAGTCAAAATGCAAATTCAAGTATGTGCATCCATTCCAAACACACAATGTTAGTGGGTGGATCACAACCGAGACCTAGAATCATATAAAACTCCAAGGCCAGTTGTCTGTAAAGCATCTCATACGTGGCACCTAGAGCTCAGAGTTTTTGTCCTATGCATAATAAGAAGCCCCACATTTGATGCATTTTGGATTTGGCAAAGTTTCATCTGATCTGGACTTCCGTGATCATATAAGAGAACATAATATAGGACTTGTTAGGATGCTATTtttagaaaagatctttttttaataattttttttaaaatattttttacaaaagtaaaaataattttatgtttaaatatcctatgtaaaaagatttttttatttgtcaattATATTTGGGTAAACTAAGATAAAAGGTTTACATATTGAATTTACGGATTCAAGCATCTCTTATCCTCCATGAAGCATGTGTCAACTTCTCACACTATTTAAAATAAAGATCTCATATCCATGTATTTCACttccaaattttattttggtGGATTACAACAAATTTAAACTcattttaaatttagtttatgAAAGAAACCCAATTATTTGTTAGTAGATACTAGATACTATCATgaagattttataattgtctttATATAAAGATGTATCTTTTCTACTATTAGATAATAAATTGAAGGGTTTGATTTGATATGGTATAaagatattattttcttttaaagtATGACCAAACAAATAAAACACACTTTTAACACAAGACTCttcataagaaaatatttttaacatcttcatttgagtatgTACCTTATTTGTTTGCTAAAGAACTGAGAATAGAAACAAtgtcaattattttttttgtatcccttGTCATAGAGTACAAATCAGTAGAGAAGGTCACTCACAGGTGACAAAAAATGTCCATGTcaagcataaaaaaaaaagtcagaaTACAACACTGAAGTGCCGTGTGTTTAAAAATGGCTCAGATCCACACAACAGATTCGCTGGACAAGCTAAACTCGACACGTGTACACATACATAATAcataatacatacatacatacataaataTACATAATTTTCACATTCTAAAAAACTTGAACAATCTCATGGCATTCTAGAACAACCACAAGGAAGTCATGGTGGCCAGAGTTAACACAACCAATTGCATCAGCTTGGTTGTTCTGTCATTACAAGCAACTTTTGAGGCACTATTATTTTGAGGCTGCTGGTTTGAAGTGGATGGTGCTACGGTAGCAGGTGGAGGTGGAGGGATGGGAGGAACATCACATGTGCCAAACTTGGCGTTTGCCTGTAGGTTATTAATACTCAGTTAAACACAAGGTTGAGGTTTATTAacattaattaactaaaaagaaagTTAAGGATTTACTACTTTacattatatctattttattcttCAACAGATTTGTATATCTAGATGTCTTTATTTTTGTCACGAAACTGTTACCAAATAAGGTCTAGAGTGCAGAATTAACTAAGCAAAAGGTTGTAGAAATTAAACCTTGCAGTAAGCAATGTTATCACAGCCGCAAGTAAGATGACCATTTGCTTCATCAactgcttctggtgctcctccgcCATCACTCCTCTTCAAACATAATTGTTATCATCAATATAAAATTCATGAACCATTTTTTGCTAAGATGAGAGTGATTAACAATTAACAGCCAGCATGACAGGACTAATGAATTGATCAAAATTTGGATAAGTAACTACCATGTAATAGTCAATGGCGATGAAATTCGGCCACCTGTTGCCGGAAGCTGCATAGCAAG
Coding sequences within it:
- the LOC112800570 gene encoding probable serine/threonine-protein kinase At1g01540, whose product is MPDHYSSGGATMNDQLSNPTSIFGLRLWVVLGVCVGASIVLLLFLISICLASKRSKKTTTITTTTTTTTTSSSIPVPDVSKEIQEIRVLDPNPLPDPIPEPEPDEENPSVVYNRIQFEIGKNHRISYPTEQRPFLRSSSREGSGEVPTVIPEVSHLGWGHWYTLRELEDSTNGFAPENVIGEGGYGIVYHGVLKDNTNVAVKNLLNNRGQAEREFKVEVEAIGRVRHKNLVRLLGYCAEGAHRMLVYEYVDNGNLEQWLHGDVGSCSPLTWEIRMNIILGTAKGLTYLHEGLEPKVVHRDIKSSNILIDKQWNSKVSDFGLAKLLGSQSSYVTTRVMGTFGYVAPEYASTGMLNERSDVYSFGILIMEVITGRNPVDYSRPPEEVNLVDWLKKMVSNRNPEGVLDPKLPEKPTLRALKRVLLVALRCTDPNAQKRPKMGHVIHMLETEDSLNYKEDRRARRDTDHSPNHRAEDGLKVNANVSEGDCNNENGTCGHETTKSHQLEEQ